One window from the genome of Kluyveromyces marxianus DMKU3-1042 DNA, complete genome, chromosome 3 encodes:
- the UBR2 gene encoding putative ubiquitin-protein ligase UBR2, whose amino-acid sequence MSQSVECLRDFLVHYAHFCGYKYNDMCSFYLWKVLSRCMERDSEEIKWEELMDVFGSNEWESGGFRKIKLRSDWRESFIPRRRVNEHRGSQCSKQCHGTETVYYCFDCTKNPLYEICEECFDETQHMGHRYTSRVVTRPEGKVCHCGDISGYNNPEKAFQCKISSNNVRVDLSPDDMYEENWISTFSQVLDYVIDCCYASLDADEKIKHENVESIPIQDSHGNIETFSDRYALILYQHECHIHIQDVARKISQTLKKDIGFGTYVLSQFDPDEHFTIVAESTDKHSMLKLKDLLAAQDIPTHLLNSSNVFKKYLVSELCRWLHHFAINNSSVISGKMSLRLAFMEQYHSNLMATKPFKINILGNFTVPQQQHNTFPWIKPWNFQHNRDETHDSRVLATMIRYDQKIKETDTPNSTCRYLPLSGSRFQYFITQCVTAFSHFTRLRLLEVLGTIFSVTDDSKKCLAAQYLDVYCNVLYGTIVFDSSGCKLTLMSTLAQYIFPSPAIANMIINSGFIERCLAFSYSIMPSDSEIVHNSSPIPLSTDFKLPQTVIKNKKTVICFKDIYQTMCTNNNPESVFANKSLVKAISECFFSFNTILPLKREAVKHVQYENFDFSSFYFFFSSILIMVDGFLRNISLVMDPIKRKEIVSSLLKSSIDRQLASLDKFRSPVSNINTNFFNASVCNVRSQIFNFQVGSDIQNFFNPISYYIKFILQWSQCGRYEPLPESLNNAIKFSELLPSASECLWIAEPSLCTLVMISQIEVGFWVRNGSPIQHQLKMYTRYSMREFTYFSDFFHVQLSMCYANPQDFMVNFLTRWGLKNWAEGIPIDNYPEEPLTVAMTEQCILTLIRLLTETRALCVSSSVEGFESTMKSEIIHSLCFRNCTYSSLVEAIPEHVTKHPAFDLYLKEFSDYHKPTGIFETGTYSLKKQYRKNVDPYFIGFSSSKRYEATILVRERMKKTHGISFNDTFVPAVTVIDQLKDTQYRNLYQITSTDIFGIFIKNTLVHTMKLKQESLLGKVLHLIHLCIINNLTEFSKIFWREYHLDESENGFYHSIGSLLYYFLSSEDFNYENGKIREIFRFLKDRAPHINVNDYLFEQTQGYDPRVLFTDISESENDEHTKKKILAKKRREKMMQKLAKQQQEFMDNHNVSTNDFGSQAINLETSDIDISWSYPEDDCVFCTMPKDYDVLSYFVFIERGLTSIDVSLEDNSKNLKFGPVLTACGHCAHFGCLLSHMKSIRKNLGQITKNTRDNYGLSTITCALCKSMVNSFIPLLKGMQHCADYNSKSLLTRHSLALITELSGMKFSLQNGFIASCTLLANTIANLELSLRESKHKFIINKLSNRQVTSLRLLDDLISVGLEKRLISASGRRIKDPFLSFCISIHLFSGIKVVTDLLRRKVIEELTLRVNDLVSLSYQQIVPESSSKIDFDIPCSDVISQIIVTRIHSIQDIEQNSISEAESFFRRNQKALINLFMSHFLIFLRKACVALHCKFINEQKMLFNYKNSNELETMLDHCNLPSFLNLLQEMFSIFSQSTSTSIKITNIMSFKPQLPISSPFINLPEVLSNLSKLTDSELHLRFRAFKEDISICMFCGTSCGLQRSSLLHFSRLGQCTNHYYNECKFKSPYACFFILKSNVIYLGYGNQGSFYQTPYVNKHGETDEDYKLGTPVFFNEARYKHFIQDIVIPGKIPHFINRANDKTVDLGGWESM is encoded by the coding sequence ATAACAACCCAGAGAAGGCGTTTCAGTGCAAGATTAGCAGCAACAATGTCAGGGTAGACCTGTCGCCCGATGATATGTACGAGGAGAACTGGATAAGTACCTTTTCGCAGGTGCTGGATTACGTCATCGATTGTTGTTATGCATCGCTGGATGCGGATGAGAAGATCAAGCATGAGAACGTCGAGtcaattccaattcagGATTCCCATGGAAATATAGAAACGTTCTCAGATAGGTATGCACTTATATTGTACCAACACGAATGCCACATTCACATCCAGGACGTGGCCAGGAAGATATCGcaaactttgaagaaagacatCGGGTTTGGCACGTACGTCTTGTCCCAATTCGACCCCGATGAGCACTTCACAATCGTGGCAGAATCCACAGACAAACATTCAATGCTGAAACTGAAAGATTTACTCGCTGCACAAGACATACCGACGCATTTGTTAAATAGTTCGAACGTCTTCAAAAAATACTTGGTTAGCGAGTTGTGCCGCTGGCTACACCATTTCGCAATAAACAACTCCTCCGTGATATCGGGGAAAATGTCCCTCCGGCTTGCCTTCATGGAGCAATACCACTCTAACCTCATGGCAACTAAACCATTCAAAATTAATATTCTTGGAAACTTCACTGTACCGCAACAACAGCACAACACATTCCCATGGATTAAACCCTGGAATTTTCAGCACAATCGTGACGAGACACACGACTCTCGTGTGCTGGCTACCATGATTCGATATGATCAGAAAATTAAAGAGACAGATACACCAAATTCAACTTGTAGATACCTTCCCTTATCGGGATCCCGGTTCCAGTACTTCATTACCCAATGCGTTACAGCTTTCTCTCATTTTACGAGATTAAGATTACTAGAAGTGTTAGGAACCATCTTTAGCGTGACAGATGACTCGAAAAAATGCTTGGCTGCTCAATACTTGGACGTGTATTGCAACGTGCTATACGGAACCATTGTTTTCGATTCAAGTGGCTGTAAACTTACTTTAATGAGCACGCTAGCGCAATACATATTTCCATCACCGGCTATCGCCAACATGATTATCAACTCTGGTTTCATAGAGAGATGCTTGGCTTTCAGTTACTCTATCATGCCATCGGACTCGGAAATAGTCCATAACTCTTCACCCATCCCTTTGAGTACAGACTTCAAATTACCACAAACAGtcatcaaaaacaaaaaaacagtTATTTGTTTTAAGGATATCTACCAAACAATGTGCACAAATAACAACCCAGAATCCGTCTTTGCTAATAAATCGTTAGTAAAGGCGATCTCAGAATGCTTTTTCTCGTTTAACACTATATTGCCGCTCAAACGTGAAGCAGTTAAACATGTTCAATATGAAAACTTCGatttctcttccttttatttcttcttctcatctATCTTAATCATGGTAGATGGGTTCTTAAGAAATATATCACTCGTGATGGACCCCATAAAGAGAAAGGAAAttgtttcatcattattaaAATCATCTATTGATAGACAATTGGCATCTTTAGACAAATTTCGTTCTCCGGTTTCAAATATTAACAcaaatttcttcaatgccAGTGTTTGTAATGTTCGTTCCCAAATTTTCAACTTCCAAGTAGGCTCCGATATCCAAAACTTTTTCAATCCAATTTCGTATTACATTAAATTTATCTTGCAATGGAGTCAATGCGGAAGGTACGAACCCCTACCCGAATCTTTGAACAATGCGATCAAATTTAGCGAACTTCTACCATCTGCATCAGAGTGTTTGTGGATTGCAGAACCTTCACTCTGTACCCTAGTTATGATATCTCAAATTGAAGTAGGGTTTTGGGTGCGTAATGGATCTCCAATTCAACATCAGCTAAAGATGTACACACGGTACAGTATGCGTGAATTCACATACTTTAGTGATTTCTTTCATGTACAACTCTCTATGTGCTACGCTAACCCGCAAGATTTTATGGTAAATTTCCTTACAAGATGGGGACTTAAGAATTGGGCCGAAGGAATTCCAATCGATAACTACCCAGAAGAGCCATTGACAGTTGCAATGACGGAACAGTGTATTCTAACCTTAATTCGACTGTTAACTGAGACTAGAGCTCTATGCGTTTCCTCATCAGTAGAAGGATTTGAAAGCACTATGAAATCAGAAATTATACACTCTTTGTGCTTCAGAAATTGTACCTATAGTTCTCTAGTAGAGGCAATTCCAGAACATGTTACAAAACATCCAGCCTTTGATCTTTACTTGAAGGAATTTAGTGATTATCATAAACCAACTGGTATTTTTGAAACTGGAACTTACAGtttaaagaaacaataCAGGAAAAATGTTGATCCTTATTTTATCGGATTTTCCTCAAGTAAAAGATACGAGGCAACTATACTTGTTAGAGaaaggatgaagaaaactCATGGTATTTCATTCAACGATACTTTTGTTCCAGCTGTCACTGTAATAGATCAACTAAAAGATACTCAGTACCGTAATCTCTACCAAATTACTTCCACCGATATTTTTGGTATATTTATCAAAAATACATTAGTGCATACTATGAAGCTCAAACAGGAATCATTATTGGGTAAAGTCTTACATTTAATTCACCTCTGCATTATAAACAATTTGACTGaattttcaaagatattcTGGCGAGAATATCACTTAGATGAATCTGAAAATGGTTTCTATCATAGTATTGGGTCGTTGCTTTACTACTTCCTTTCTTCTGAAGATTTCAATtatgaaaatggaaaaataaGGGAAATATTTAGGTTCTTAAAAGACAGAGCTCCTCATATCAATGTCAATGACTACTTATTTGAACAAACTCAGGGTTATGATCCTAGAGTCTTATTCACCGATATTAGTGAATCCGAAAACGATGAGCataccaagaaaaagatacttgctaaaaagagaagagaaaagatGATGCAAAAGCTAgcaaaacaacaacaagagttTATGGACAATCACAATGTTTCAACAAATGATTTTGGTTCGCAAGCTATAAACCTAGAAACATCTGATATTGATATCTCATGGAGCTACCCCGAAGATGATTGCGTCTTTTGTACAATGCCAAAGGATTATGACGTTTTATCATACTTCGTCTTTATTGAAAGAGGTCTTACTTCAATCGATGTTTCCCTCGAAGATAATTCCAAAAATCTAAAATTCGGACCAGTATTAACCGCTTGTGGTCATTGTGCACACTTTGGCTGTTTGTTATCGCATATGAAATCCATTAGAAAGAATTTAGGCCAAATCACAAAGAATACTAGAGATAACTATGGATTATCCACTATTACTTGTGCATTATGCAAATCCATGGTGAATTCTTTTATACCTCTTTTGAAAGGCATGCAACATTGTGCAGACTACAACTCCAAGAGTCTCCTAACGCGTCATAGTTTAGCATTAATTACTGAACTCAGTGGTATGAAGTTCTCACTTCAAAACGGTTTTATTGCCAGTTGCACATTATTAGCAAATACCATTGCCAACCTGGAACTATCCTTGAGGGAATCTAAACATAAATTCATCATTAATAAGTTAAGCAATAGACAGGTCACAAGCCTACGACTTCTAGATGATTTAATAAGTGTTGGCTTAGAAAAAAGATTGATTTCAGCAAGTGGCCGCCGTATCAAGGATCCTTTCTTATCATTTTGCATATCTATTCATCTTTTCTCAGGAATTAAAGTCGTCACAGATTTGTTAAGGCGCAAAGTAATCGAGGAACTGACACTGAGAGTGAACGATCTTGTAAGTTTGTCGTATCAACAAATTGTTCCGGAATCATCTTCTAAAATAGACTTCGATATTCCATGTAGCGATGTCATATCCCAAATTATTGTGACAAGAATTCACAGTATCCAAgatattgaacaaaatagTATCTCGGAAGCAGAAAGTTTCTTCCGACGTAACCAGAAGGCACTTATCAATTTATTCATGTCCCattttttgatctttttgaGGAAAGCATGCGTTGCCCTTCATTGCAAGTTCATTAATGAACAGAAAATGCTCTTTAATTACAAAAACTCTAACGAACTCGAGACGATGTTAGATCATTGTAaccttccttctttcttgaatctacttcaagaaatgtTCTCCATTTTCAGTcaatcaacttcaactAGTATCAAAATAACGAATATAATGTCGTTCAAACCTCAACTGCCTATATCGTCGCCCTTTATTAATCTACCAGAAGTTCTGTCAAACCTATCGAAATTAACGGATTCGGAGTTGCATTTAAGGTTCCGTGCATTTAAGGAAGACATATCAATATGCATGTTTTGTGGAACTTCTTGTGGTCTTCAGAGATCATCATTGTTACACTTCTCGCGCTTAGGTCAATGTACAAATCATTACTACAACGAGTGTAAATTCAAGTCTCCTTACGCGTGCTTTTTCATTCTTAAGAGCAATGTTATATACTTGGGTTACGGAAATCAAGGCTCTTTTTACCAAACACCCTATGTGAACAAGCATGGCGAAACAGACGAGGATTATAAGCTAGGAACCCCGGTTTTTTTCAACGAAGCAAGGTATAAGCATTTCATTCAGGATATCGTAATTCCTGGAAAGATTCCTCATTTCATTAATCGTGCGAATGATAAAACTGTAGATTTGGGTGGTTGGGAATCAATGTAA
- the TYS1 gene encoding tyrosine--tRNA ligase TYS1 yields the protein MSSVTDPKEQYELITKNLQEVLNGQIIKNVLEVEKRPLKLYWGTAPTGRPHCGYFVPMTKLAHFLKAGCEVTVLLADLHAFLDNMKASLEVVSYRAKYYELVIKAILKSINVPIEKLKFVVGSSYQTSTDYVMDIFKLSNIVSQNDAKRAGADVVKQVDNPLLSGLIYPLMQALDEEHLGVDAQFGGVDQRKIFVLAEENLGKLGYKKRAHLMNPMVPGLGQGGKMSASDPNSKIDILEEPKQVKKKINSAFCAPGVVEDNGLLSFIEFVVAPIQELKHGANYFKFDIDRPEKFGGPVSYSSIDDIKKDFAEQKLAPPDLKAGVTEAINELLAPIREEFQNNPEFQEAEAKGYPAPVPEKTKKAKKPKNKGDRYPGAKPATEEVTQQLKDTTLEGSQ from the coding sequence ATGTCATCTGTTACTGATCCTAAGGAGCAATACGAGCTAATTACCAAGAATTTGCAGGAAGTTCTTAACGGACAAATCATCAAGAATGTTTTGGAGGTTGAAAAGAGACCTTTGAAGTTGTACTGGGGTACAGCACCAACAGGTAGACCACATTGTGGTTACTTCGTTCCAATGACGAAGTTGGCACATTTCTTGAAGGCAGGATGTGAGGTGACAGTTTTGTTGGCAGACTTGCATGCGTTTTTGGACAACATGAAGGCGTCATTAGAGGTTGTTTCCTACAGAGCCAAGTACTATGAACTTGTGATCAAGGCTATTTTGAAGAGCATCAATGTTccaattgaaaagttgaagTTCGTTGTCGGTTCTTCTTACCAAACATCTACCGATTACGTGATGGATATCTTCAAGCTATCTAACATTGTTTCTCAAAACGATGCCAAAAGAGCTGGTGCGGATGTTGTGAAGCAAGTGGACAATCCATTGTTGAGTGGTTTGATTTACCCATTAATGCAAGCATTGGACGAGGAGCATCTCGGTGTCGATGCCCAATTCGGTGGTGTTGACCAGAGAAAGATCTTTGTGTTGGCAGAGGAAAACTTGGGTAAGCTTGGTTACAAGAAGAGAGCTCACTTAATGAACCCTATGGTCCCAGGTTTGGGCCAAGGTGGTAAAATGTCTGCTTCTGATCCAAACTCTAAGATCGACATTTTGGAAGAACCAAAGCAAgttaagaagaagatcaacaGTGCTTTCTGTGCACCAGGTGTCGTTGAAGACAATGGTTTGCTATCCTTTATCGAATTCGTCGTTGCTCCAattcaagaattgaagCACGGTGCCAACTACTTCAAATTTGACATCGATCGTCCTGAAAAGTTCGGTGGTCCAGTTTCTTACTCCTCTATAGATgatatcaagaaagatTTCGCAGAACAAAAATTGGCTCCTCCAGATTTGAAAGCCGGTGTCACTGAAGCTATCAATGAATTGCTAGCTCCTATTAGAGAAGAGTTCCAGAACAACCCAGAATTCCAAGAAGCTGAAGCCAAGGGTTATCCAGCTCCAGTACCTGAAAAGACTAAGAAGGCTAAAAAGCCTAAGAACAAGGGTGACCGTTACCCAGGTGCTAAGCCTGCTACCGAAGAAGTAACACAACAGCTCAAGGATACTACTTTGGAAGGTTCCCAATAG
- the TFG1 gene encoding transcription factor IIF subunit TFG1 has translation MSAPLKSDDASPFIKRDQMRREFLKARQRSNNPRPMVKKEDPEQAEEEARKLLQPEALSRRVKKEPGKSGYSEFPLRAIDMRENENVKTNLVKFQSKKPIDPQDFHLPIRLHRKDTRNLQFQLTRAEIVQRQKEIAEFKKRQLEEAGGSTGSAGATNNSTPTPFNANNRSGNSKQSTPVAHQGNSTASVTPMNTNTNTNNTTTTTTNNNNNGNTNGATDPNNPGAKEGSPSNILTPLEVAGPAEDPTKVGMVKYDGKPEPEVHEEGTIDPMADIAPHGGGRFKRGNSKKKTRQLKRLDEEAKRLRFEEFYPWVMEDFDGFNTWVGSYEAGNSDSYVLLSVEDDGSFTMIPADKVYRFTARNKYNTLTIEEAEKRMEKHKEGAPRWFMKHLDESSKTTTRYDRTLRRLRAVDGNTRKADEDEDRDDNSEVELDYDEEFADDEEAPIIDGNEEENKESEQRIKKEMLQANAMGLRDDDGEESDDELFGEKKIDEEGEKVKKALLKTDLGALYESDEDENPYLSHSEEDEEQNEEKKDSDKENEKQSRKSSPKKKSSDTPSGPPKLVVKSVNQHIVVLHGEKSVLSNFPAGDWNPNAKKRAAEPTSSAQPDSKKLKTDYSDADLLTEDDIINAIQGKKLTLKQLIQQLKEKVSKHPDNKERMKVFVKNLVKLNGKFLELSK, from the coding sequence ATGTCGGCTCCACTAAAGTCTGATGATGCTTCTCCCTTCATCAAGAGGGACCAGATGAGAAGAGAGTTCTTGAAGGCAAGACAACGGAGTAACAATCCTAGACCTatggtgaagaaggaagatCCTGAGCAAGCCGAGGAGGAGGCTCGTAAGTTGCTTCAGCCTGAGGCTCTTTCTAGAAGGGTGAAGAAGGAGCCTGGGAAGTCTGGGTACAGTGAGTTTCCATTGCGTGCTATTGACATGCGGGAAAATGAGAATGTGAAGACCAATTTGGTGAAGTTCCAGTCGAAGAAGCCTATTGATCCTCAAGATTTCCATTTGCCAATCAGATTGCATCGGAAGGATACCAGAAACTTGCAGTTTCAGTTAACCAGAGCCGAAATTGTGCAGAGACAGAAGGAAATTGCCGAGTTTAAGAAGAGGCAACTGGAGGAGGCCGGTGGTTCTACTGGCAGTGCTGGTGCAACCAACAACTCCACTCCAACACCATTCAACGCTAACAATCGCTCGGGCAATAGTAAGCAGTCTACTCCGGTAGCACACCAGGGCAACTCAACTGCTTCCGTCACCCCTATgaatactaatactaatactaataatactactactactaccactaataataataataatggaaACACCAATGGTGCGACTGACCCCAATAATCCAGGTGCAAAAGAGGGATCACCGTCTAATATTTTAACTCCTCTTGAAGTAGCAGGCCCTGCAGAAGATCCTACTAAGGTGGGTATGGTCAAATACGATGGTAAGCCAGAACCTGAGGTTCATGAAGAGGGCACTATAGATCCTATGGCCGACATTGCCCCTCATGGAGGCGGAAGATTTAAAAGGGGTAAttctaaaaagaagactAGACAATTGAAGAGACTCGATGAAGAAGCGAAGAGACTtagatttgaagaattttACCCATGGGTCATGGAAGATTTCGACGGTTTTAACACATGGGTGGGTTCTTACGAAGCTGGTAACTCTGACTCGTACGTTCTATTGAGTGTGGAAGATGATGGGAGCTTCACAATGATCCCTGCAGACAAGGTGTACCGTTTCACAGcaagaaacaaatataATACTTTGACCATCGAAGAAGCGGAAAAGAGAATGGAAAAACACAAGGAAGGTGCCCCTCGTTGGTTCATGAAACATTTAGATGAATCTAGTAAAACTACTACAAGATACGATAGAACATTAAGAAGACTAAGGGCTGTTGATGGTAATACAAGAAAAGCAgacgaagacgaagatCGTGACGACAACTCTGAAGTCGAATTAGATTATGATGAAGAGTTTGcagatgacgaagaagcCCCAATCATAGATGgtaatgaagaagaaaacaaagaatcaGAACAAAggatcaagaaagaaatgcTACAGGCCAATGCTATGGGGCTTCGTGACGATGATGGAGAAGAATCAGATGACGAATTGTTTggcgaaaagaaaattgacGAAGAAGGTGAAAAGGTCAAGAAAGCTCTTCTGAAAACAGATCTGGGTGCTCTATATGAGTCTGATGAGGACGAGAATCCATACTTATCACactcagaagaagatgaggaacAAAATGAGGAGAAAAAAGACTCAGATAAGGAGAATGAAAAGCAAAGTCGTAAGTCGtctccaaagaagaaatcttcTGACACACCTTCTGGCCCTCCAAAGCTAGTTGTTAAGAGTGTAAACCAACACATTGTGGTTCTACATGGAGAGAAGTCAGTGTTATCTAACTTCCCAGCCGGCGACTGGAATCCGAATGCCAAGAAGCGTGCTGCAGAGCCAACTTCGTCCGCACAGCCCGACAgcaagaaattaaaaacagATTATTCTGATGCAGATCTATTAACGGAGGATGACATTATCAATGCCATCCAAGGTAAGAAATTGACACTAAAACAATTGATTCAGcaattgaaagagaaagttaGCAAACATCCTGATAATAAGGAAAGGATGAAGGTATTTGTCAAAAACCTCGTGAAACTGAACGGTAAGTTCTTGGAACTAAGTAAATAA
- the HGH1 gene encoding Hgh1p: MPTQLEELVSFLHSDQPAVRQIALDNLVGFSTGSNAAIFRYDNYRSIKDLKILAKDKSKVIVQQSTTILANLCDDVTARKLIVDDEEFLEYLSWKICDLSNASADIMCILLSNLAKEDKVTKVFSFVKREDDGIPLDKEVFKSNKVMDCLMDCFVKGYDRKLNKYANFDYLAYFFADISRFKMGREYFIQEQEYDNVIPIKKLLVFTEKYDCKTRREGVAYTIKNSLFDSEKHEVLLKNEDINLLPYILLPIASAKDSEIDEEDLFNLPDELQFLPEDKQRDPIPEIICVHLESILLLCTTRAGREYLRSKSVYPLIRELHKNVDHEDIGEVCHRVVNMLMRGEPENEVIEEIVSKSAEDGDELEAEEVDEESEDDDEAIVEVL; encoded by the coding sequence atgccaactcaacttgaagaacttgtaTCCTTTTTGCATTCTGACCAGCCAGCTGTCAGACAAATCGCATTGGACAACCTTGTGGGTTTTTCAACCGGTTCCAATGCAGCTATCTTCCGTTATGATAACTACAGATCTATCAAAGATCTCAAAATCCTTGCTAAGGACAAATCTAAGGTTATTGTGCAACAGTCGACAACTATTCTAGCGAACCTTTGTGATGACGTAACAGCAAGAAAGTTAATTgttgacgatgaagaattcTTGGAATACCTTTCCTGGAAGATCTGTGATTTGAGCAATGCCAGCGCAGATATCATGTGCATTCTATTGTCTAACCTTGCGAAGGAGGACAAAGTTACTAAGGTTTTCTCATTTGTTAAGAGGGAAGATGACGGCATTCCGTTGGATAAGGAAGTCTTCAAGAGCAATAAAGTTATGGATTGTTTGATGGACTGTTTTGTTAAAGGATACGACAGAAAGTTGAATAAATATGCCAACTTTGATTACCTAGCTTACTTCTTTGCAGACATATCTCGTTTCAAGATGGGTAGGGAATATTtcattcaagaacaagaatatGATAATGTTATCCCAATTAAGAAGCTATTGGTATTCACAGAAAAATACGATTGTAAAACTAGAAGAGAAGGTGTCGCATATACCATCAAGAATTCTCTATTCGATTCCGAAAAACACGAAgttcttttgaagaatgaaGATATTAATCTTTTGCCATACATTCTATTACCAATTGCATCCGCAAAGGACTCagaaattgatgaagaagatttattCAATCTTCCTGATGAGCTTCAGTTCTTGCCAGAAGATAAACAGAGAGATCCAATTCCTGAAATTATTTGCGTACACCTCGAAAGTATTTTGCTTCTATGTACCACAAGGGCTGGGAGAGAATACTTAAGGTCAAAGTCCGTCTATCCATTAATCAGAGAACTACACAAAAATGTTGACCATGAAGACATTGGGGAAGTGTGCCATAGAGTAGTTAATATGTTGATGAGAGGTGAACCAGAAAATGAAGTGATAGAAGAAATCGTTTCAAAATCTGCTGAAGATGGAGATGAATTGGAggcagaagaagttgatgaagaatccgaagatgatgatgaagctATTGTAGAAGttttgtaa
- the EMC6 gene encoding Emc6p, protein MSSPLIGLSSSESESFNCNKLSKIHDGTMLMAGLSAGILQLESFAGFGMFLGVYTLVNLLFIGWMCKFKPSYYFGTPIQTIWLQPLFRELAGFVMTWTFAFTLVR, encoded by the coding sequence ATGAGCTCTCCATTAATTGGtctttcatcttctgaaAGCGAGAGCTTCAATTGCAATAAGCTGTCTAAGATACACGATGGAACAATGCTAATGGCTGGACTCAGTGCTGGAATACTACAATTGGAGTCTTTTGCAGGTTTCGGGATGTTTTTGGGTGTTTACACATTGGTGAATCTACTATTTATAGGGTGGATGTGTAAATTCAAGCCCAGCTACTACTTTGGTACGCCAATCCAAACGATATGGCTCCAGCCTCTCTTCCGTGAGCTAGCAGGTTTTGTAATGACGTGGACTTTTGCCTTCACACTAGTAAGGTGA